The following proteins are co-located in the Sphingomonas donggukensis genome:
- a CDS encoding TonB-dependent receptor, which yields MNSTSQARLRAALLASATLLAAPAAMAQTAPAPTPPVADTQDQPAPGDDDIVVQGIRETLRTSIQEKKLETAIVDTLSSNEIGDLPALSVGEAIQTITGATTHREKGGASEIALRGLGSFLSNTTFNGREASNGSGDRAVNFNQFPSELINGIKIYKSQQANLVEGGVAGTIELGTIRPLAFKTRRVQAEIKGNYSPYQDRVTGSDATGYRATLSYVDQFDMGGLGRVGVALGFQRNQTNNPEETVAGSSTWVACNASIVVANNNCTEVTRAQGNAGTPFYLVPNSITYRQISETDTRDAFFGAIQWQPTSTLDINIDGQYSNREYVENRHDLNLSETRYGLTNVVYDENHIVRKLNGITSLESTNAILSRAEEYLGYGASIAWRPTDRLTVTLDGSYSRTIRTEVERNARLRTDPTDVNGVRTVFNNMRIPYTYEVLPGNFAPTITIDPRFDLTNHNLFWDDARMRRDENQRRNTIKAGRFDVGYTLDGFLTRLSAGGRYSELTYSDYDDRKEFNLNPAITEDRRINNLCRQPAFPQVDFLSAAEGNTINRWATFDADCLFREYVGASDPGRNSDIRSVANRDVAEKTYAGYLMGEYKGTLGGFDVRGNFGGRIVRTEVTSNGLRSDLNVVTNPDGSIRLVASGNFQTVTIENATTRFLPSANAVFEPARNTVVRLAGYRGMSKPAPSALGAGRTIQLADGTSFTNVADAISLITANGSPRLEPLMSWNVDAAFEWYPNRDSILAATLYKKWFTGGFIPVVTNEPFVIGGQTVSVPVVQTQNSPDKSSVYGLELTLANRFSWLPRPLDGFGGKVSYNYAISDFENEDIRLGDVLDPVTGAVTPGIIPPANLSGYSKHVVSAQLYYQLAGFTVSSVYNYRSKYYQDFVGGNSQLRYVRGNETFDLRASYDVNKAVRFQVEAVNIFDSPKVTDMPVEGSVRQYHYYGARYFLGLRVRL from the coding sequence ATGAATTCCACATCACAGGCACGCCTGCGCGCCGCGCTGCTCGCCTCGGCCACGCTGCTGGCCGCCCCCGCCGCGATGGCGCAGACGGCCCCCGCCCCGACCCCGCCGGTCGCCGATACCCAGGATCAGCCGGCGCCCGGCGACGACGACATCGTCGTCCAGGGCATCCGCGAGACGCTGCGCACCTCGATCCAGGAAAAGAAGCTGGAAACCGCGATCGTCGACACGCTGTCGTCGAACGAGATCGGCGACCTGCCCGCGCTGTCGGTCGGTGAGGCGATCCAGACCATCACCGGCGCGACGACGCACCGCGAAAAGGGCGGCGCCTCCGAAATCGCGCTGCGCGGGCTTGGCTCGTTCCTGTCGAACACCACCTTCAACGGGCGCGAGGCGTCGAACGGTTCGGGCGACCGCGCGGTCAATTTCAACCAGTTCCCCTCCGAGCTCATCAACGGCATCAAGATCTACAAGTCGCAGCAGGCCAATCTGGTCGAGGGCGGCGTCGCCGGCACGATCGAGCTCGGCACGATCCGCCCGCTCGCCTTCAAGACGCGCCGCGTCCAGGCCGAGATCAAGGGCAATTACAGCCCGTATCAGGACCGCGTCACCGGTTCCGACGCCACCGGCTACCGCGCCACGCTCAGCTACGTCGACCAGTTCGACATGGGTGGTCTGGGCCGCGTCGGGGTCGCGCTCGGCTTCCAGCGCAACCAGACCAACAACCCCGAGGAAACCGTCGCCGGCTCGTCGACCTGGGTCGCCTGCAACGCCAGCATCGTCGTCGCCAACAACAATTGTACGGAGGTGACGCGCGCGCAGGGCAATGCCGGCACGCCCTTCTACCTCGTCCCCAATTCGATCACCTACCGCCAGATCAGCGAAACGGACACGCGCGATGCGTTCTTCGGCGCGATCCAGTGGCAGCCGACCTCGACGCTCGATATCAACATCGACGGCCAATATTCGAACCGCGAATATGTCGAGAACCGCCACGACCTGAACCTGTCGGAAACGCGCTACGGCCTGACCAACGTGGTCTATGACGAGAACCACATCGTCCGGAAGCTGAACGGCATCACCTCGCTCGAATCGACCAACGCCATTCTGTCGCGCGCGGAGGAATATCTGGGCTATGGCGCGTCGATCGCCTGGCGCCCGACCGATCGCCTGACCGTCACGCTCGACGGTTCCTATTCGCGCACGATCCGCACCGAAGTCGAGCGCAATGCCCGGCTGCGCACCGATCCGACCGACGTCAACGGCGTGCGCACCGTCTTCAACAACATGCGCATCCCCTACACCTACGAAGTGCTGCCCGGGAATTTCGCGCCGACGATCACGATCGACCCGCGCTTCGACCTCACCAACCACAATCTGTTCTGGGACGACGCGCGCATGCGCCGCGACGAGAACCAGCGGCGCAACACGATCAAGGCGGGGCGGTTCGACGTCGGCTACACGCTCGATGGCTTCCTGACGCGCCTGTCGGCGGGCGGGCGCTATTCGGAACTCACCTATTCCGACTATGACGACCGCAAGGAATTCAACCTGAACCCTGCGATCACCGAGGATCGCCGCATCAACAACCTGTGCCGCCAGCCCGCTTTCCCGCAGGTAGATTTCCTGTCGGCGGCGGAGGGCAACACCATCAATCGCTGGGCGACCTTCGACGCGGACTGCCTGTTCCGCGAATATGTCGGTGCCTCCGATCCGGGGCGCAATTCCGACATCCGCTCGGTCGCCAATCGCGATGTCGCGGAAAAGACCTACGCCGGCTACCTGATGGGCGAATACAAGGGCACGCTCGGCGGCTTCGACGTCCGCGGCAATTTCGGTGGCCGCATCGTCCGGACCGAAGTCACCTCGAACGGCCTGCGCAGCGATCTGAACGTCGTCACCAATCCCGATGGATCGATCCGTCTGGTCGCCTCCGGCAATTTCCAGACGGTCACGATCGAGAACGCGACGACGCGCTTCCTGCCGTCCGCCAACGCCGTCTTCGAACCGGCGCGCAACACCGTCGTGCGCCTGGCCGGCTATCGCGGCATGTCGAAGCCGGCACCGTCCGCGCTGGGCGCCGGGCGCACCATCCAGCTGGCCGACGGCACAAGCTTCACCAACGTCGCCGACGCCATCTCGCTCATCACCGCCAACGGTTCGCCGCGGCTCGAGCCGCTGATGTCGTGGAACGTCGACGCCGCGTTCGAATGGTATCCCAACCGCGATTCGATCCTGGCGGCGACGCTCTACAAGAAATGGTTCACCGGCGGCTTCATCCCGGTCGTCACCAACGAACCCTTCGTCATCGGCGGTCAGACCGTCTCGGTGCCCGTGGTCCAGACGCAGAACAGCCCGGACAAGAGCAGCGTCTACGGTCTGGAACTGACGCTCGCCAACCGCTTTTCGTGGCTGCCCAGGCCCCTCGACGGCTTCGGTGGCAAGGTCAGCTACAACTACGCGATCTCGGATTTCGAGAACGAGGATATTCGGCTGGGCGATGTGCTCGATCCCGTGACCGGCGCGGTGACGCCAGGCATCATCCCGCCCGCCAACCTGTCGGGCTATTCGAAGCACGTCGTCTCGGCCCAGCTCTACTATCAGCTCGCCGGCTTCACCGTGTCGAGCGTCTACAACTACCGGTCCAAATATTATCAGGACTTCGTCGGCGGCAATTCGCAGCTGCGCTACGTCCGCGGCAACGAGACGTTCGACCTGCGCGCCTCCTACGACGTCAACAAGGCGGTGCGCTTCCAGGTCGAGGCGGTGAACATCTTCGATTCGCCCAAGGTCACCGACATGCCGGTCGAAGGCAGCGTCCGTCAGTATCATTATTACGGCGCCCGCTATTTTCTGGGGCTGCGCGTAAGGCTGTAA
- a CDS encoding FadR/GntR family transcriptional regulator: MADRLFQSIADEIAALIDAGTFPPGSRLPGERELAERFEVSRVTIREAEIALQAVGRIRIKTGAGVFVSETQPGAAQQLPAVSAFELTEARSLFEAEAAALAAPIITDATLADLDALLQVMADEAGDTDRSTEADRDFHRIIAAASGNQAIIFVIEQMWRLRTEVPQVRAAHAAICKSDVRARQQEHQSIVDALRAHDPKAARVAMRQHFRRLLETLLDDTEQREITELRRRTAESRERFLMSAHLG, from the coding sequence ATGGCTGACCGGTTGTTCCAGAGCATCGCCGACGAGATCGCGGCGCTGATCGATGCCGGCACATTCCCGCCGGGATCGCGCCTGCCCGGCGAGCGCGAGCTGGCCGAGCGGTTCGAGGTCAGCCGCGTCACCATCCGCGAGGCGGAGATCGCGCTGCAGGCGGTCGGGCGCATCCGCATCAAGACCGGCGCCGGCGTCTTCGTGTCCGAGACCCAGCCGGGCGCCGCGCAGCAATTGCCCGCGGTCAGCGCGTTCGAACTGACCGAGGCCCGCTCGCTGTTCGAGGCGGAGGCGGCCGCCCTCGCCGCGCCGATCATCACCGACGCGACCCTCGCCGACCTCGATGCGCTGCTGCAGGTGATGGCCGACGAGGCCGGCGACACCGACCGCTCGACCGAGGCCGACCGCGATTTCCACCGCATCATCGCCGCCGCGTCGGGCAACCAGGCGATCATCTTCGTCATCGAACAGATGTGGCGCCTGCGCACCGAGGTGCCCCAAGTCCGCGCCGCCCATGCCGCGATCTGCAAATCCGACGTCCGCGCGCGCCAGCAGGAGCATCAGAGCATCGTCGATGCGCTGCGTGCCCACGACCCCAAGGCCGCGCGCGTCGCCATGCGCCAGCACTTCCGCCGCCTGCTCGAAACCCTGCTCGACGACACCGAACAGCGCGAGATCACCGAACTCCGCCGCCGCACCGCCGAAAGCCGCGAACGCTTCCTGATGAGCGCGCATCTGGGGTGA
- a CDS encoding competence/damage-inducible protein A: MRAHIAAPRAFRYAAGMDERIWTAALVVIGDEILSGRTQDRNVAQLATWLNVQGIRLAEVRVVADVEDAIVAAVTELGGRNDYLFTTGGIGPTHDDITVDAIARALGVGVVIHPKARAILERYYETRGGLTEARLRMARVPDGATLIENRVSGAPGIRCGNWFVMAGVPHITAGMLDALTGTLEGGRPVVSETIGGWVAESEIADILRAVEKETEGVSIGSYPFFREGRVGANFVVRATDADVARACAAELTRRLEADGREVFAGGV, translated from the coding sequence ATGCGCGCGCATATAGCCGCTCCGCGCGCGTTTCGCTATGCCGCGGGGATGGACGAACGCATCTGGACCGCGGCGCTGGTGGTGATCGGCGACGAGATTCTGTCGGGCCGCACGCAGGACCGCAACGTGGCGCAGCTGGCGACGTGGCTGAACGTGCAGGGCATCCGCCTGGCCGAGGTGCGGGTGGTGGCCGACGTCGAGGATGCGATCGTCGCGGCGGTGACGGAGCTTGGGGGCCGCAACGACTATCTGTTCACGACCGGCGGGATCGGGCCGACGCATGACGACATCACCGTCGATGCGATCGCACGGGCGCTGGGGGTGGGCGTGGTCATCCACCCCAAGGCGCGCGCGATCCTGGAGCGCTATTACGAGACGCGCGGCGGGCTGACCGAGGCGCGGCTGCGGATGGCGCGGGTGCCTGACGGCGCGACCCTGATCGAGAACCGCGTGTCGGGGGCACCGGGCATCCGCTGCGGCAACTGGTTCGTGATGGCGGGCGTGCCGCACATCACCGCGGGCATGCTCGACGCGCTCACCGGCACGCTGGAGGGCGGGCGCCCGGTGGTGTCGGAGACGATCGGCGGCTGGGTCGCCGAAAGCGAGATCGCCGACATTTTGCGCGCGGTCGAGAAGGAGACGGAAGGCGTGTCGATCGGCAGCTACCCGTTCTTCCGCGAAGGGCGGGTCGGCGCGAATTTCGTCGTGCGCGCGACCGACGCGGACGTGGCGCGGGCGTGCGCGGCGGAACTGACGCGGCGGCTGGAAGCCGACGGGCGCGAGGTGTTTGCCGGCGGGGTTTGA
- the map gene encoding type I methionyl aminopeptidase, which yields MTEYVTADAPLARTGAIRLHGPQGFAGMRRAGALAAEVLDAVVPHVVPGVTTAEIDAIVYQTITAAGGVPATLGYRGYTHSCCISINHVVCHGIPGDRTLKDGDIVNIDVTPILDGWHGDSSRMYLVGDAVPIKAKRLVDITYECLMLGIEQAKPGNHMGDVANAIQRHAEKHRYGVVRDFCGHGLGQLFHDAPEVVHVGKPGTGPELKPGMFFTIEPMINIGKPDVKLLDDGWTAVTRDRSLSAQFEHSIGITEDGCEIFTLSPKGFHQPPY from the coding sequence ATGACCGAATATGTGACCGCCGACGCCCCGCTTGCCCGCACGGGCGCCATCCGCCTGCACGGGCCGCAAGGGTTCGCCGGCATGCGCCGCGCCGGGGCGCTCGCCGCCGAAGTGCTCGATGCGGTCGTGCCGCATGTCGTCCCGGGCGTCACCACCGCGGAGATCGACGCAATCGTGTACCAGACGATCACCGCCGCCGGTGGCGTGCCCGCGACGCTCGGCTACCGCGGCTATACCCACAGCTGCTGCATCTCGATCAACCATGTCGTCTGCCACGGCATTCCCGGCGATCGCACGCTGAAGGACGGCGACATCGTCAACATCGACGTGACGCCGATCCTCGACGGCTGGCACGGCGACAGCAGCCGCATGTACCTGGTCGGCGACGCCGTGCCGATCAAGGCGAAGCGGCTGGTCGACATCACCTACGAATGCCTGATGCTCGGCATCGAGCAGGCGAAGCCCGGCAACCACATGGGCGACGTCGCCAACGCCATCCAGCGCCACGCCGAAAAGCACCGCTACGGCGTCGTCCGCGATTTCTGCGGCCATGGCCTGGGCCAGCTGTTCCATGACGCTCCGGAAGTCGTCCACGTCGGCAAGCCCGGCACCGGGCCGGAACTGAAGCCCGGCATGTTCTTCACGATCGAACCGATGATAAATATCGGCAAGCCCGACGTGAAGCTGCTCGACGACGGCTGGACTGCGGTCACCCGCGACCGCTCGCTGTCGGCGCAGTTCGAACACTCGATCGGCATCACCGAAGACGGCTGCGAGATCTTTACGCTGTCGCCCAAGGGCTTTCACCAGCCGCCGTATTGA
- a CDS encoding P-II family nitrogen regulator, whose product MKKIEAIIKPFKLDEVKEALHEVGVSGITVTEAKGFGRQKGHTELYRGAEYVVDFLPKVKLEVVVEDSLAERVVEAIAQAAATGRIGDGKIFVIPVETALRIRTGERNEDAV is encoded by the coding sequence GTGAAAAAGATCGAAGCGATCATCAAGCCGTTCAAGCTCGATGAGGTGAAGGAGGCGCTGCACGAAGTCGGCGTCAGCGGCATCACCGTCACCGAGGCCAAGGGCTTCGGCCGGCAGAAGGGCCACACCGAGCTCTACCGCGGCGCCGAATATGTCGTCGATTTCCTCCCCAAGGTGAAGCTGGAGGTCGTCGTCGAGGACAGCCTCGCCGAGCGCGTGGTCGAGGCGATCGCCCAGGCCGCCGCCACCGGTCGCATCGGCGACGGCAAGATTTTCGTCATCCCCGTCGAAACCGCGCTCCGCATCCGCACCGGCGAGCGCAACGAAGACGCCGTTTGA
- the glnA gene encoding type I glutamate--ammonia ligase — protein MANSASDVLKMVKEGEIEWIDLRFTDPKGKWQHLTMVASLMGEDELTDGLMFDGSSIEGWKAINESDMILKPDLDAVYVDPFSATPMLIVVCDVVEPSTGELYARDPRSTAKRAEAYLKTTGVGDTVYVGPEAEFFLFDDVRFENSYSTSYYKIDDIELPGNSGREYEGGNMAHRPRAKGGYFPVAPVDSAVDIRGEMVSTMIEMGLPCDKHHHEVAAAQHELGLTFGTLTQTADRMQIYKYVVHQVAHAYGKTATFMPKPIKEDNGSGMHTHFSIWDGKTPLFAGNGYAGLSDMCLYFIGGIIKHAKAVNAFTNPSTNSYKRLVPGYEAPVLLAYSARNRSASCRIPYGTGAKAKRVEVRFPDALANPYLAYAALMMAGMDGILNKIHPGEAMDKNLYDLPPAELAEVPTVAGSLREALDCLQADQDFLLKGDVFSADQIAAYVEIKRAEVARWEMTPSPVEYDMYYSG, from the coding sequence ATGGCGAATTCGGCCAGCGACGTTCTGAAGATGGTCAAGGAAGGCGAGATCGAGTGGATCGATCTGCGCTTCACCGACCCCAAGGGCAAATGGCAGCATCTGACGATGGTCGCCTCGCTGATGGGCGAGGACGAGCTGACCGACGGCCTGATGTTCGACGGATCGTCGATCGAGGGGTGGAAGGCGATCAACGAATCCGACATGATCCTGAAGCCGGATCTCGACGCGGTCTATGTCGATCCGTTCTCCGCCACGCCGATGCTGATCGTGGTGTGCGACGTGGTCGAGCCCTCGACCGGTGAACTCTACGCCCGCGATCCCCGCTCGACCGCCAAGCGCGCCGAGGCGTATCTGAAGACCACCGGCGTCGGCGACACCGTGTACGTCGGGCCCGAGGCCGAATTCTTCCTGTTCGACGACGTGCGGTTCGAGAACAGCTACTCGACCAGCTATTACAAGATCGACGATATCGAGCTGCCGGGCAATTCGGGCCGCGAGTATGAGGGCGGCAACATGGCGCACCGCCCGCGCGCCAAGGGCGGATACTTCCCGGTCGCGCCGGTCGACAGCGCCGTCGACATCCGCGGCGAGATGGTCTCGACCATGATCGAGATGGGCCTGCCCTGCGACAAGCACCACCATGAGGTTGCCGCCGCGCAGCACGAACTCGGCCTGACCTTCGGCACGCTGACCCAGACCGCCGACCGCATGCAGATCTACAAGTATGTCGTCCACCAGGTCGCCCACGCCTACGGCAAGACCGCGACCTTCATGCCCAAGCCGATCAAGGAAGATAACGGCTCGGGCATGCACACCCACTTCTCGATCTGGGACGGCAAGACCCCGCTGTTCGCCGGCAACGGCTATGCGGGCCTTTCCGACATGTGCCTGTATTTCATCGGCGGCATCATCAAGCATGCCAAGGCCGTCAACGCCTTCACCAACCCGTCGACCAACAGCTACAAGCGGCTGGTGCCGGGCTATGAGGCCCCGGTGCTGCTCGCCTATTCGGCGCGCAACCGCTCGGCCTCGTGCCGCATCCCCTACGGCACGGGTGCGAAGGCCAAGCGTGTCGAGGTCCGCTTCCCCGACGCGCTCGCCAACCCCTACCTCGCCTATGCCGCGTTGATGATGGCGGGGATGGACGGCATCCTGAACAAGATCCATCCGGGCGAGGCGATGGACAAGAACCTTTACGACCTGCCCCCGGCAGAGCTCGCCGAAGTCCCAACCGTCGCGGGTTCGCTCCGCGAGGCACTCGATTGCCTCCAGGCCGACCAGGACTTCCTGCTGAAGGGCGACGTCTTCTCCGCCGACCAGATCGCGGCCTATGTCGAGATCAAGCGGGCCGAGGTTGCCCGGTGGGAGATGACGCCGAGCCCTGTCGAGTATGATATGTACTACAGCGGTTGA
- a CDS encoding phosphatase PAP2 family protein produces MTEDPAHLIDIAEQPVRTRRPPWLLVAGAALAAALWALIHLASEVREGEVLSFDRTLMLAMRTPGNPAVPLGGPGLASAMRDMTALGGGPVLTMVVVLVAVFLLLKRQYRPAALVVVATASGGVAISVAKWFFARARPDLVDHMVAVASKSFPSGHAGNSAIVYLTLASLLFPVIREARLRVFVVAVALLLVGAIGVSRVYLGVHWPSDVLAGWLFGALWALGWWAVEARVLGR; encoded by the coding sequence GTGACCGAAGATCCCGCCCACCTGATCGACATCGCCGAACAACCGGTGCGCACGCGCCGTCCGCCGTGGCTGCTGGTCGCCGGGGCCGCGCTGGCGGCGGCGTTGTGGGCGCTGATCCACCTGGCGTCCGAAGTGCGCGAGGGCGAGGTGTTGAGCTTCGACCGCACGCTGATGCTGGCGATGCGCACCCCCGGGAACCCTGCCGTGCCCTTGGGCGGGCCGGGGCTCGCCTCTGCGATGCGCGACATGACCGCGCTGGGCGGCGGGCCGGTGCTGACGATGGTCGTGGTGCTGGTGGCGGTGTTCCTGCTGCTGAAGCGCCAGTATCGCCCGGCGGCGCTGGTGGTGGTCGCAACCGCGAGCGGTGGGGTCGCGATTTCGGTCGCCAAATGGTTCTTCGCACGCGCACGGCCCGACCTGGTCGATCACATGGTGGCGGTGGCGTCCAAGAGTTTCCCGAGCGGGCACGCCGGCAACAGCGCGATCGTGTACCTGACGCTGGCCAGCCTGTTGTTCCCGGTGATCCGCGAGGCGCGGCTGCGGGTGTTCGTGGTCGCGGTGGCGCTGCTGCTGGTCGGGGCGATCGGGGTCAGCCGGGTGTATCTGGGCGTCCACTGGCCGAGCGACGTGCTGGCGGGGTGGCTGTTCGGGGCGCTGTGGGCGCTCGGGTGGTGGGCGGTCGAGGCGCGGGTGCTGGGGCGGTAG
- the folK gene encoding 2-amino-4-hydroxy-6-hydroxymethyldihydropteridine diphosphokinase: MARTSYVIAVGSNRRGRHGGPRAEVAAALALLGGRASAIVESAPVGPSLRRYANAVVLVESDAAPDALLARLKAIEREFGRRRGRRWGARVIDLDIILWSGGAWASPGLVVPHIAFRAREFVLGPMAAIVPGWRDPVSGLTVRQLRFQLTARARAPSRGA; this comes from the coding sequence ATGGCGCGGACAAGCTATGTGATCGCGGTGGGATCGAACCGGCGCGGACGGCACGGGGGGCCGCGCGCGGAGGTGGCGGCGGCGCTGGCGTTGCTCGGCGGGCGGGCGTCGGCGATCGTCGAGAGCGCGCCGGTCGGGCCGTCGCTGCGACGCTATGCCAATGCGGTGGTGCTGGTGGAGAGCGACGCGGCGCCCGATGCCCTGCTGGCGCGGCTGAAGGCGATCGAGCGCGAGTTCGGACGGCGGCGCGGGCGGCGCTGGGGGGCGCGGGTGATCGATCTCGATATCATCCTGTGGTCGGGCGGGGCGTGGGCCTCGCCGGGGCTGGTCGTGCCGCACATCGCCTTTCGCGCGCGCGAGTTCGTGTTGGGGCCGATGGCGGCGATCGTGCCCGGCTGGCGCGATCCGGTGAGCGGATTGACCGTGCGCCAGCTTCGCTTCCAGTTGACCGCCCGAGCGCGTGCCCCTAGTCGCGGCGCCTGA
- a CDS encoding uracil-DNA glycosylase: MTFAPSPLPDTEPPHDCPRCKRLAALREEMRAEHPDWWNAPVPALGDPDAWLGIVGLAPGKHGANRTGRPFTGDGSGKMLFDTLVSHGLAEGRYEGRADDTLRLTGAIIVNAVKCLPPANRPTPEEVRTCRPFLEAQVVALPRARIFVALGQVAHQSAVKLLGGKLPKCRFAHLAEHHMPDGRILIDSYHPSRYNQNTGRLTAEMFGAVFARAAALRSTLDGNG, from the coding sequence GTGACTTTCGCACCCTCCCCGCTGCCCGACACCGAACCCCCGCACGATTGCCCGCGCTGCAAGCGGCTGGCGGCGTTGCGCGAAGAGATGCGCGCCGAGCATCCCGACTGGTGGAACGCGCCCGTCCCCGCGCTCGGCGATCCGGATGCCTGGCTCGGCATCGTCGGCCTTGCGCCCGGCAAGCACGGCGCGAACCGCACCGGGCGTCCGTTCACCGGCGATGGCTCTGGCAAGATGCTGTTCGACACGCTCGTCTCGCACGGCTTGGCCGAGGGCAGGTACGAAGGGCGCGCCGACGACACGCTGCGGCTGACCGGCGCGATCATCGTCAACGCGGTCAAATGCCTGCCCCCTGCCAACCGCCCGACGCCCGAGGAAGTCCGCACCTGCCGCCCGTTCCTCGAGGCTCAGGTCGTCGCACTGCCGCGCGCCCGCATCTTCGTGGCGCTGGGCCAGGTCGCGCACCAGTCGGCGGTGAAGCTGCTTGGCGGCAAGCTCCCCAAGTGCCGCTTCGCGCATCTGGCGGAACACCATATGCCCGACGGCCGCATCCTGATCGATAGCTATCACCCGTCGCGCTACAACCAGAATACCGGGCGACTGACCGCGGAGATGTTTGGCGCCGTGTTCGCGCGCGCCGCGGCGCTCCGCTCGACGCTCGACGGGAACGGCTGA
- the aguB gene encoding N-carbamoylputrescine amidase: protein MTEITVAALQLAFSADIDANIAHVSRLVREAAGRGAQVVLPPELFEGEYFCRVEDEGLFANAKPTAEHKAVRAMQALAAELKIHIPTSFFEADGPHHYNSLAMVNSDGKIAGVYRKSHIPDGPGYEEKFYFRPGNTGFKVWEGPDAARRAKLGVGICWDQWYPETARAMMLMGAEILFYPTAIGSEPHDTSLDTARLWRRAMVGHAVSNVVPVVAANRVGVEHGQTFYGTSFITDERGDILAELDREEEGVIVATLDLDRVKRHRAAFGFFRDRRPELYGRLVADV, encoded by the coding sequence ATGACCGAGATCACCGTCGCCGCGCTCCAGCTCGCGTTTTCCGCCGATATCGACGCCAATATCGCGCATGTGTCGCGCCTGGTGCGCGAGGCGGCGGGGCGGGGTGCGCAGGTGGTGCTGCCGCCCGAATTGTTCGAGGGCGAGTATTTCTGCCGCGTGGAGGACGAGGGCCTGTTCGCGAACGCCAAGCCGACCGCCGAGCACAAGGCGGTGCGCGCGATGCAGGCGCTGGCGGCGGAGCTGAAGATCCATATCCCGACCAGCTTCTTCGAAGCCGACGGCCCGCATCACTACAACAGCCTGGCGATGGTGAACTCCGACGGCAAGATCGCGGGCGTGTACCGCAAGAGCCATATCCCCGACGGGCCGGGATATGAGGAAAAATTCTATTTCCGCCCCGGCAACACCGGGTTCAAGGTTTGGGAAGGGCCGGACGCCGCGCGCCGCGCGAAGCTGGGCGTCGGCATCTGCTGGGACCAATGGTACCCCGAAACCGCGCGCGCGATGATGCTGATGGGCGCGGAAATCCTGTTCTATCCGACCGCGATCGGCAGCGAGCCGCACGATACCTCGCTCGACACCGCGCGGCTGTGGCGGCGGGCGATGGTCGGCCATGCGGTGTCGAACGTGGTGCCGGTGGTGGCCGCCAACCGCGTCGGCGTCGAGCACGGCCAGACCTTCTACGGCACCAGCTTCATCACCGACGAGCGCGGCGACATTCTGGCCGAGCTGGACCGTGAGGAAGAGGGAGTGATCGTCGCGACGCTGGACCTCGACCGGGTGAAGCGTCACCGCGCGGCGTTCGGCTTCTTCCGGGATCGCCGGCCGGAGCTTTACGGGCGGCTGGTCGCGGACGTCTGA
- a CDS encoding DUF3147 family protein: protein MTQFVVRAALSGVIIALIALVARRNAAAGALVASLPLLSILGMIWLWRDTHDPVRMASHVEATFWYVIPSLPMFLVMPWMLRQGHGFAVTLATGCSLTVALYGLTILMAARFGVQL, encoded by the coding sequence ATGACCCAGTTCGTCGTTCGCGCGGCGCTGTCGGGCGTCATCATCGCGCTGATCGCACTGGTCGCGCGGCGCAATGCCGCGGCGGGGGCGCTGGTCGCGTCGCTGCCCTTGCTGTCGATCCTGGGGATGATCTGGCTGTGGCGCGACACCCATGATCCGGTGCGGATGGCGAGCCATGTCGAGGCGACGTTCTGGTACGTGATCCCGTCGCTGCCGATGTTCCTGGTGATGCCGTGGATGCTGCGGCAGGGGCATGGCTTCGCGGTGACGCTGGCGACGGGCTGTTCCCTGACGGTGGCGCTGTACGGGCTGACGATCCTGATGGCGGCGCGGTTCGGGGTGCAGCTTTAG